From Tiliqua scincoides isolate rTilSci1 chromosome 2, rTilSci1.hap2, whole genome shotgun sequence, the proteins below share one genomic window:
- the LOC136638713 gene encoding olfactory receptor 13H1-like produces MVTLYNSTLPASKNETEPEVFLLTGLSSQPFIRKVLFVVFLFLYLITIMGNGLIVLLIAVDSHLHTPMYFFLGNLSLLDICYTSSTIPQMLAHNLAENPTISHARCFAQMLISLFLGVTECILLAVMAYDRFVAICSPLHYSLIMNRKVCGCLAASAWALAFLLSVVPSFTMKIHLCGHNVINHFLCEVQAVVKLACSDISASLGVTLGSSVFTLLVPFAFILVTYVRIGLAVLRVRSAQGWKKALSTCGSHLTVVGIFYGTAIAMYLKPPDRSSDQDKFVAIFYGVVTPMLNPLIYSLRNKDVKAAFWRATGRKMDS; encoded by the coding sequence ATGGTCACACTTTACAATTCCACCCTTCCTGCAAGCAAGAATGAGACTGAGCCAGAGGTCTTCCTACTGACTGGTCTCTCCAGCCAGCCCTTCATTCGTAAGGTTCTCTTTGTGGTGTTTCTTTTCCTCTACCTGATCACCATCATGGGGAACGGACTCATTGTGCTATTGATTGCAGTAGATTCGCACCTccacacccccatgtatttcttcttaGGCAACCTCTCCCTTCTCGACATCTGCTACACTTCTAGCACGATCCCTCAGATGTTGGCCCACAACCTTGCAGAAAATCCCACCATCTCCCATGCCAGGTGTTTTGCTCAGAtgctcatctccctcttccttggtgTGACGGAATGCATTTTGCTGGCTGTCATGGCGTATGACCGCTTTGTGGCTATATGCAGCCCTCTCCACTACTCACTGATCATGAACAGAAAGGTGTGTGGTTGTTTGGCTGCCTCTGCATGGGCCTTGGCTTTTCTTCTATCTGTTGTACCATCCTTCACCATGAAGATCCACCTATGTGGTCACAATGTTATCAATCATTTTTTATGTGAGGTGCAAGCTGTAGTGAAACTGGCATGCTCAGATATCTCTGCCAGTTTGGGTGTTACACTAGGCAGCAGTGTTTTTACTCTTCTTGTACCATTTGCCTTCATTCTGGTGACTTATGTTCGCATTGGTCTGGCAGTGTTGAGAGTCCGCTCAGCACAGGGGTGGAAAAAGGCTCTCTCTACATGTGGCTCTCATCTTACAGTGGTTGGGATCTTCTATGGCACAGCCATAGCTATGTACTTGAAGCCACCAGACAGATCTTCAGACCAGGACAAATTTGTTGCAATCTTCTATGGGGTGGTGACCCCTATGCTCAACCCTCTGATTTACAGTTTGAGGAACAAGGATGTGAAAGCAGCGTTCTGGAGAGCAACGGGAAGGAAAATGGATTCCTAA